Below is a window of Apodemus sylvaticus chromosome 5, mApoSyl1.1, whole genome shotgun sequence DNA.
TTTCTATAAGAAAGCTTTTCTTGAATGACTTAGGAAAATacactcctccttcctcctcctctttttgttttgtttttcagattaaTTTTGTCTGAGACAGGTATTTCcaagtatccctggctgtcttagaactctttctgtagaccaggctgtccttgaacacaAGAGagctacctgtctctgcctcccgagagctggtactaaaggtgtgcactgccaccacccagcagacaagtcactttttttgttaaaattatCTTAAGGTCAaaatccagggttttttgtttggtttggtttggtttggtttggtttggttttttggttttttcgagacagggtttctctgtgtagccctggctgtcctggaactcactctgtagaccaggctggcctcgaactcagaaatccgcctgcctctgccttccagagtgctgggattacaggcatgcgccaccaccgcccagcgggttttacttttttattaagtGTTACATTATTTGTTTCATGACCCACAAGATCCAATTAGGAATTAAATTTGAAAGGTAAATTTGGTGGCCTATCTatacagtcccagcacttgggggcctAAGGCCATAGGAAGATTGCCatcagttcaaagccagcttgagtTAACAATGTAAAACCTTGTGTCAGTggataaaggagcttgctgccaaaTCTAATGGGACTCACTTGATGAGCAGAGAGAACTGTCCCACAAGTTggtctctgacatccacacatgttgtagcatgtgtgcatgcaaataCACAATGAATGAATCTAAAAACGAAATAGAAAAAAGCAGGGAGATTTTCATGCAGCATAAAATGACTCTTGATATCCTGGGTAGTCATTTTACTATAATTGATTGTTAAGAAAATGAGTTGTTTAGGCCATTACCTTTAAGATAACTATATTTCAGTTTTACTTTGTAGTTCCTAAGTCAGGTCACctgttaaaatttttatttatgcttttctgGCAGATTCAACTTTCACGTATCAAACCACCCTGGGTGGCTAAAGGTCGGCCCACTTACCAGATATGCCCCCGGATCGTCCCCATCACGGAGTCCTCCTGCCGGGGTTGGACTGGTGCCAGGACCCTCGCAGACATTAAAGCCCGTGCTTTGCAGGCCCGAGGGGCGAGAGGCTACCACTGCAATCGAGAGGCGGCCACCACTGCCATCGGAGGGGGGGGTGGCCCGGGTGGAGGTGGCAGTGGGGCCATCGATGAGGGAGGTGGCAGAGACGGCAGCAGTAGTGATGGTAGTGCGGCCTGTGGCCACTCTGAGGCCAGGGGAGCTCCAAGCACCTCTGGAGAGAGTACGACAGATCTACAGCGAACACAACTATTGCCGCCTTGTCCTCTGAATGGAGAGCACACTCCGGCTGAAGCTGCCATGCCCAGAGCCAGAAGAGATGACTCCGCTTCTCTCAGAAAGGAAGAGAGCTGCCTGTTGAAGAGGGTCCCAGGCGTGCTCACACGTGGGCTGGAAGATGCCTCTCAGCCCCCTGTTGCTCCCACTGGAGACCAGCCGTGTCAGGCTTTgccccctctgtcctcccaaaCTCCAGTGGCTGAGATGTTAGCAGAACCACCTAAGCTGCCTCTAGATGCTAGAACTGAGTCTAAGCCTGGTTCTACTTCCCGGGAGAGGGGTAGTGAAGATGAAGAACCTGCTGTGCCCTCAGAGAGTTCTGGATGGTCTCCATTGGAAGATGTCTTAGCAGGAGGAAATGACCAGGCCTTTGATAATATGAAGGAGCCTGTAAATATGACACCTGCTTTTATATCCAAATTGTCATTAGCTAACTACCTACAGGATAGGCCTGCTGATGATGAATTAGGGCTTGGTGCCACAGGCCCACTCATACGGGAAGGTAGTAGACAAGAAACTTTGACTGAGGCTTTTGCATCTGGCAGTCCTACCTCCTGGGTGCCCATTCTGTCAAATTATGAGGTAATAAAAGAGTCTGATCCAGAATCCAGAGAAAACATACCATGTCTGGAGCCCCAGGATGAAAAAGAGTGGGAGAGAGCTGTCCCCCTCATTGCTGCCATGCCTGGGAACTTGGCAGCCGCAGAAAGTGTGCCCAGCTCTGAGAGCCGTGTTTCACACTGGACAGCACCTCCTCCAGGAGCCATGGGCAGCACTGGCAGTGACAGTGAAGAGGCAGACCTTGAAAGACTGGAAATGAATGGCATCTGTGAAGTACCGAGTCCTCACGGTGAATCCACAGATACAGCCTCTGACTCTGAGGGCCACTTCTCTGAGGACAGCAGTGAAGGTGATGCAAGGGAAGTCACAGTGGTCAAGGAGTTGTTAGGTGGGCGTGACAAGCAGCACTGGGATCCATCCGCCTCTCTGCCCAAGTCGAGTGGTGACCTAAGTGTGCTTACAAGGACAGGGGGGGTGACTGCTTCTCAGAGCTGGGTGTCTAGAGTATGTCCAGCCCCTCACAAGATCCCAGACGCCCTGCTGCTGTCCAGTGTCGAGTGCCAACCCAGGTCTGTGTGCCCACCGAGGCCTGGTTCTTCAGTGGAGGTTACCAACCCACTTGTGATGCACCTGCTGCATGGTAATTTGCCCCTGGAGAAGGTTCTTCCTCCAGGTCACAGAAGCAGCCAACCAGAATCCCCACAGCTGCCACTTAGAGAACAGAGGCAAGATAGAGGCACTCCACAAGGTACAGGGGAAGACAATCACCTCGTTGCCAGAAGCAACCTTGGTTCTGCACAAACATTGAAAGAGTCTATTCTGGCTCAGAGCTATGGAGCAAGTGCTGGTCTTGTCAGGGCAAAGGCCTCCAAGGCTCCTAGAATGTCCCAAAAGATTGCCAAGATGGTTCCAAGTGTAGACTCCCAGCATCCAGTAACAGaactgacaccttcctctgggaACCTGGAAGAAATAGATTCCAAAGAgcatctctcttccttcctttgtgaAGAGCAGAAAGAAACCCATTCCCTGTCTCAAGGCAGTGACCTAGGTGCTGCCCCGGGCCAACGTCCAGGAGATCACTCTACCTCCAAAGTGCCATGCTTCTCTACAGATGTGAGCCTCTCCTTTGGATCTGAGCAGACAGATGGGACCCTGAATGATGAGAACAATGCTGGTGGTCACGAGAAGAAACTATTTGATCCCAGGAATACAGTTGCCACCCTGCAGTGCCCCAGGTCTGAAGAGCAGACACCACTACCTGCTGAGATCCCTCCGATGTTTCCCAGTAGGAAGATAGAACCAAGCAAAAACTCTGTGTCTGGTGGTGTGCAGACTACAAAGGAAAGCAGGACGCCCAAACCACCACCTGTCTCTGCTGGCAACATCAAGACAGAGCAGACGTTTTTGAGGGATCCCATCAAGGCAGATGCAGAGAACAGAAAAGCTGCAGGGTACAGTTCTCTGGAACTAGTGGGTCACTTGCAAGGGATGCCTTTTGTTGTGGACCTTCCTTTCTGGAAATTACCCAGAGAGCCAGGGAAAGGGTTCAGTCAACCCCTGGAGCCTTCTTCCATCCCCTCCCAACTCAACATCAAGCAGGCTTTGTATGGGAAGTTCTCTAAACTCCAGCTGAGTCCCACCAGCTTTAATTACTCCTCCAGCTCTGCCGCCTTTCCCAAAGGCCTTGCTGGTGGTGTGGTGCAGCTGAGCCACAAAGCCAGCTTTGGTACAGGCCATACTGCATCACTGTCCCTACAAATGTTCACTGACAGCACTGCAGTAGAAAGCATCTCTCTCCAGTGTGCATGCAGCCTGAAAGCCATGATCATGTGCCAAGGCTGCGGGGCGTTCTGCCATGATGACTGCATCGGTCCTTCAAAGCTCTGTGTATTGTGCCTTGTGGTGAGATAATAAATTATGGCCATTGGAAACGTTGTACATTTAGTGTGTGTATTTTAATAATGGTTGATCTTAAATCTGTATACAAAATATCACTGATATAATGAACTATCGCTAGACAAGATAAATCTTGCCTCCCCATGAAATTTATAGTGCTGAAGCCCTCTGTCACTTGACACCGTTCTAGCCTTGCTGGAAGGGTTTTCAGGGAGATGGGGACACTATGGTTGCCCAAGACCATCCAGCCTAAACCCTCTTGTAGTCAGGCAGTATAGTGTGGCAGGGCAACCTGCCTGACACCCAAATGGACTTGAAATTGAAGCAGGAAGGTTGGGTTCTCCATGGATGGAACTCACCTGCCTGAACTGAGCAGGAATGTCAGTCTTCCACTGCCCCTCCCTGCCATCTTCTGCTGTGTAGCTTGGGAGTTGATGGTTACGGAAGCCACACAGGGTTAAAGTAACTTCTGTCTTTGCCCACCAGGGGATCAAACCCCTGCTGACCTTGATGTCATATTTCTGTCATTTGCCAGTTGATGGGGCCAAGTTGACCTTTGGTTCTGGTGCTTCACCCAGTTTGGAACTTTAATCTGTAACCCATGGATCCACAGATTGTCTTGGAAGCTTGAATAGCCCTTCTTGGACAATGGGGTCTGGAAATAGGGCTGTCTGCTCTGGAAATACCATCTGTAGACCTTGAGAGTCAGCTGTACAGATGTTTGCAGGTGACTCCTGCTTGCCACCCACCCGTCACATTTGAGTGTGGGAGTGGACACCTGTGCACCTGTATATGTGAAAGTCATTTTACATTTCCAAGCAgtctgtttcttatttttatattttaactatTCTTGGATGTATAAAGTGAACTTTTTTTGCTTCTGTAAGTATGCTCTATGCACCTCTAACATTTTATCCTGTATTTATATGTTGTACACAGTATTGGCCAATTCTGTAAATGGATGTATTATACAGAGAACATGAACGTCTCTTCCTTATTTTACGTCTTCAGCACCCTTGATTGAAATGGTGTCGTTTACTTTTGTGCACCAATTGTCAAAACCTCCGAGTGCTATGCCACCTGATGTGAGAAGGAAGTTACTGACTTATGACCGATGGTTGGCCCTGTGCCTTGTCACCTGTCACCAGGGAATCTACTACAGTCTGCGCGCCACAGACAGCTGCTCACATGCTGTTGAGCAAACATGTCTTGTTTCTTGTACCCTCTTCCAGCCTTGAGTGGCTGCGCTGCTGCCATAGATGACAGATGGTCATCGCCAGTGTTAAGTGCTTCTGGATTCATGGGTGAGTTCCTTGGATGACCCCCAGACAGGCTTCTGGATCTGGCTCCAGGGTCATCACCTGTCAAAGCAATATTGGGGATCACTAGGCTCCTTTCTACTTACTTTTGATAGTAGGTTTCAGGGGAACAAAgccatgcctgctgcctgcctctctccAAACTTGGTTCCATCAAGTAGACACCCTTTGTATTTGTCTGACCTCATcccagttcctgccctgtttctGTATCTTTACTTGAAGGTTGGGAGCCCTCTTTTAATTTAGGTCTGTCTTCCTGTGTGAGTGTTTCTGTGTGAAGTATAAAAATTTGTGTGCCTTGAGCAAGTCTCATTTTCtttgcaggctgcctcttccgcATTTCATCTGAGGTTGTGTCTTTTTGgtggggaggggttgggaatccATCAGGTATGAGTGAGGAGCCGGCAGTGAATTCAGTGTTGGCCAATCCATGTTGTGTGCTCAGAAGTCTCTTTACCAAAGACCAGGAGCAGGAGCCAAGCATGTCCAGTCCTCTTCTGAGACCTCTGAGGTCTCAGAAGTGAAACTTGACAGTGGTCTGATCCATGGGGCTGCTCAGAAAAGCGCTGCTCTTGTATGTCTCATTGGTATTGGAAAAATAAACCTGTACAACCTGCACTTGTCTCCTTGTCCTCTGTGGCTGCCTGTGGGTATGGGGAGGTGGGGTTAAGTGCAGAGCCAGACCGCTCCTCTTGACTGGGGCTCCTGTATGCAGTGAGTGGGCAGCTCCACTGGTCTTTGGACTCTTGTTTTGGGGGATGTTACCACTGGGTGTAGTAGAGCCAGAAAGCTAATGGGAGTGATGGGAACTGTAACGGTCAAGTTTTCTCCTTCCAGGAACTCATCCACAGAGGTGGCGACCTCCTGGTAGTGACTAGTTCTGGCCTTGTTCATAGTGTGAGGCAGTTTCAGGGTCACTATTGTTTGAACAAGCCTGAATGGGTGCGTAATGTTTCAGGGACGGCTACTTGAGTGCTTAAGTGCACGGTTTCACGGTTGCATTCAAACATGACTGAGCAGGATGGATGTGATGGATGAACCTGAGCACAGCACCTGTACGTGGGAGAAGGCTTATGGGCACTTGAGCAAGAAGTTTTGAAGGGCTACTGTTGAGTATTTGTGTTGGACGATACAGGCTCCTGCTGGGGAAGGTTTCTAGAATTTCCCCCATGTTCCCACATCAAACTGTCAGCATGTCTTCCTAAGCTTAGAGCCTTGGCCAGGGACAGCATCTTGCCACATGAATTGTTTATAAGTTCAGAATGAGTCAGTGGCTAGAGTACAGGCCACATCTTGTGCCACTCTTGGCTTAGACACTGCCTGCCCCTGTCTTGTCCAAATGGGTGCTAGTTGCATTGACATGGAGTGACTGGTACATTTGCCACCTGAGAGGTACTTCAGCTAGGCCAGGATTAACAGCTCCACAGACTTAAGACTTTAACTGGGGAGTAGCTGCTGCCTTGTGTCACCCTTGCCCAGGagggaggtcaggatgcaggccTGTGCTGAAGTGGAGGTGCCAGGCAGGCCATCAGTGACACTTGGTTTTCAGCCCACTCTACAGCTACTGAGTgcagtgctaagattacaagaCCAATAAGGAAGGAACAAGGGAAGCACAAGGTCACTTTGACATCAAACATGTTCTTGATGAAATAGGACCTTGTTTGGAAGGGGTGGGGCCTGTGTACACATTGGCAATATCAGTTTCCCTCAGGTTAGGGTGCTATTGTAAGCAATAGAGAAGGTGGGGCTTTGTGGCCTAGAGATTGCTACTTGTACCCCAAATTGGGGTACATTACATCAATTTAAAAGCCTGGCACAGTATTCCCTGGTGCTGCCTTGCCACAGTAGGTGGGTATTCACCATTCCAAAGCACTCCAAAGAAGTGCATCTGCTGCATACTGTCAGGACGGACACAAGCTGTCAGAACCAAGGGCTCCATTAATAGATCCTAGAAGGTAAGCCTAACAATCTGAATTCATAAAAAAGATGGCAGGAGATAGGTCTTTGCAAAGATTGGTTTAGATTGTTGATACTATTGGTTTAGAGGTGGTGATgggttttgggggggaggggagcatttAAGTTAGGGTCTCAAATAAAGACCCTCTGTATGActaggaattcactatgtagatcaggctagcagGGAACTCAGATTcctttgtcttctgagtgctgcaattaaaggcattCCCTGCctagtggtttttttgttttgttttggacaggGTTgatcctgcctctacttcccaggtGCTAGGCATGAAGTACTGCACCTGGTTTTTATGTAGTACTGGGGATTCAATCCAAGGCTTTGAGCATGCTAAGCTAGCCCTTCAGTGAGTCACATCTCATGCCTCTAGGGTGTTTCAAATGATTTAAAAGAGAGATGTGTTTTCCCTATTAAAGGGGAGATTTGCCAGGATTGAGTGAACTTGTCAGTGCTTTAAGATGACATTTCCCAGTTGATGGTGTCTTGTGTCAACTGTTAACAGCAATGGTCTGAAAGCATCACCTTAAGCAAGAGGAACAATCCAGTATTCTGTCCTCCAGCCCGGTTCCCTGGGGTCCCAGTGTTCAGTAGCAGCCTCACTGAAGAGGTGAGTGTTTTCTGATGGCTTGAAAGGCTGCTAGGCTCCACAGGATCCTATTCTGTGAATGTTGTGGGGTTGTTGTGGCCCCTTAGTGAATCTCAGCAATAGTTTTGGCATCTTGGCATTACTGAGGACTTGCCTGCCTTTGACCCCCATTACCTCTCAGAGGTATGTATAGGTGCCATACCTAATCCCATTATGTTCAGCTCGGTGCACAGTGAGGGCTGCAGATGGCTTATTCTCAGCCTTTAATTTGAGCATTTGGCTATTTTATAGAATTTTTGTTTGAGGTTATAATAACTGATAATGTAACCAGGCATGGTGGATTATCAGcttgaatctcagcactcaggaggcagaggcaggcagatctctttaagTCTGAGTCCAGCCTCATCTtcctaagttccaggacagccagggctgtgtagagaccctgtctttaaaaaaaacaaaaagcggGGTGGTAATGGTgcatgtctttagtcccagcacttgggaggcagaggcaggtggatttctgagttcaaggcctgcttggtctacagagtgagttccacgacagccagggcgacacagagaaactcttgtctcaaaggaaaaaaaaaaaaaaaaaaaagcaaaaaatcctGGTATTTTTAAGTATCTGCATATATATTGTttgaattcaattttttttcaagcTTATTCCCAGCCATTTTCCTGTAACATTTCCTAAAACTTTAACCTAAATGGCCAAATGACCAGTGGGTAGGATGAAAACTATGCAAATCAGTGCTAGGGGAAGtggccttttgttttctttcaaggtAGAACTCAAGTTTTGCCTAGACTTAGATGTCCGTTACTGAATGTTTAGAACCAGGAGTTTTCGTTGAAGCTTAGATTTGGTCAGTTGGCCGGCCACCAGGCCAACAGGATAGGGCACAGGTTTCATTGTCACACAGCTACAGTCCAATTCTTGCTTGGTTGATGACTGAACTTAGGCATTATGTGACACACAGTACACCTCTGTGGCACAGTCTGTGGCGGATTATGAGGTGGCTGAAACTTGATTGCTTCACAGGAGACCTGCTACCAGTACGCGACACCTGATGGGCACCCTAGAgtgctttctcctccctttctaACATGCTAGGTGCCAAAAAGAAATTGCAGACTTATTTGTCTGAGAAAACCTATTGAGGATGTCTATGAACCAGTTATTGGCTAGGAAAAGGTGAACTCTATTCGTGGGAAGATATTTCCAAACTACTTAGAAGGACCAAGACTGGGTGGCAGCGCTGCTCCTGCAGCTGGTGGGACACAGTCGAAGCTCGGTGTTAAGTTTGTTGTTCAGTGTTTATTAAGTAGATTCAGTCTGGTATATGATATAcagtctcaaaaggaaaagggTTCCACATACTTATGACATCAGTGCATTTAGCAGTAATACCATGGAGATAACCGCTCATTAACAGCTCATTGGTCTTCTGGTAAGTGAGGGAAAGAGGGCGTCGGCCTGTGCTAGTCATtccacaaacaaaacagaacttagTAGCTGCATCACGTAGAAAGACACATCCTAAGAATTAAAGTAGTAAGCCACGTTTACCGGGAAACTCACTGTACAGAACACAAACACTTTATAGAGCATTGAGGAGGAGGTCCTCACCTGCTTAGAAGAGCCACATTAAGTTGCATAGGTGCATATctgtaaaaatataatttagcGGTGAAACCATTGATTAATAAAGTCACCTTTAAAAGTTGGTGCCATCCACTGCTTGCGGTAAGTGCCTTATGCTTACTGTCTGGAGCCCCTGACCCTCCCCTGAAGTGCTTGTGTCATCTGCACTCAAAGTCACAGTCTCACCTTACACGGAACTCATGTTCTTCCAAAGTGTGTCTCACTAATGCCAGCAGATTGATGGCCTCTTGTGTTGTCCCTAAATCCTGCCCGGCTTGCTCCTGAAGGCCCATGAGTTCTCTTGACTGACCTTCGATTTGCCTCCTCTCCAGAGAAGAACTTCCTCCCAGAGCTGGACAGTAAAGTCCTGCATTCATGTCTCCTCTGTGTGCTGCCCCCGCCCAGCTGGCAGGGGGTGCTGCCTTCATTCCTAAGGGATCTTACACATGATAGAGGCACTGGGCATCTACCCGGCAGAATGGGTTGGCAAATCTGAGTTCCAGGTggtgaaggtttttgtttttaggtgGAAATGGGTACAAAGtgagaggttttgttttgtggcttTGCTAAGCAGATGAGCTAGTGAGGTGCAATCTTCCTCCTCGAGCGCGCGTCTTGCAGAAAACACAGGGATGGGGCATCTGTACATGTAAACAGTACACTTCCACTGAGTCCAAAATTAGGAGCAAAATACAAAGGTTCACATTGGTCTTAGGTAGATACAGGCAAGAGAGGATTGAGCTGTTGCgctcagaaacaacaaaacaaagtctCTAAAGCACcactaaattatataaaaatcagaCCACGGACGGATTGAAACTGGTATTCTGGTGAAATACTTTACTATCTTGTAAAAAGTTTtacaaaaaattacaaattaaaagtATCAACCCTCTGAGTTCAAAGCAGCATTTTGAGAATGAACT
It encodes the following:
- the Asxl1 gene encoding polycomb group protein ASXL1 isoform X2 — its product is MTPKQILQVIEAEGLKEMSGTSPLACLNAMLHSNSRGGEGLFYKLPGRISLFTLKKDAVQWSRNAATVDGEEPEDSADVESCGSNEASTVSGENDVSLDETSSNASCSTESQSRPLSNPRDSHRASSQANKQKKRTGVMLPRVVLTPLKVNGAHVEPASGFSGRHADGESGSPSSSSSGSLALGNSAIRGQAEVTRDPAPLLRGFRKPATGQMKRNRGEEVDFETPGSILVNTNLRALINSRTFHALPTHFQQQLLLLLPEVDRQVGTDGLLRLSGSALNNEFFTHAAQSWRERLADGEFTHEMQVRLRQEMEKEKKVEQWKEKFFEDYYGQKLGLTKEESLQQKEDQEEAKIKSGLCVSGESVRPQRGPNTRQRDGHFKKRSRPDLRTRSRRNLYKKQEPEQAGVAEDADAAPEVSFSKEAKIDSAGVNSPPGPDMSAAASGQEGPKCPSEPVASQIQTETDSLACASASPDRIPTLPQDTVDQETKDQKRKSFEQEASASFPEKKPRLEDRQSFRNTIESVHTEKPQPTKEEPKVPPIRIQLSRIKPPWVAKGRPTYQICPRIVPITESSCRGWTGARTLADIKARALQARGARGYHCNREAATTAIGGGGGPGGGGSGAIDEGGGRDGSSSDGSAACGHSEARGAPSTSGESTTDLQRTQLLPPCPLNGEHTPAEAAMPRARRDDSASLRKEESCLLKRVPGVLTRGLEDASQPPVAPTGDQPCQALPPLSSQTPVAEMLAEPPKLPLDARTESKPGSTSRERGSEDEEPAVPSESSGWSPLEDVLAGGNDQAFDNMKEPVNMTPAFISKLSLANYLQDRPADDELGLGATGPLIREGSRQETLTEAFASGSPTSWVPILSNYEVIKESDPESRENIPCLEPQDEKEWERAVPLIAAMPGNLAAAESVPSSESRVSHWTAPPPGAMGSTGSDSEEADLERLEMNGICEVPSPHGESTDTASDSEGHFSEDSSEGDAREVTVVKELLGGRDKQHWDPSASLPKSSGDLSVLTRTGGVTASQSWVSRVCPAPHKIPDALLLSSVECQPRSVCPPRPGSSVEVTNPLVMHLLHGNLPLEKVLPPGHRSSQPESPQLPLREQRQDRGTPQGTGEDNHLVARSNLGSAQTLKESILAQSYGASAGLVRAKASKAPRMSQKIAKMVPSVDSQHPVTELTPSSGNLEEIDSKEHLSSFLCEEQKETHSLSQGSDLGAAPGQRPGDHSTSKVPCFSTDVSLSFGSEQTDGTLNDENNAGGHEKKLFDPRNTVATLQCPRSEEQTPLPAEIPPMFPSRKIEPSKNSVSGGVQTTKESRTPKPPPVSAGNIKTEQTFLRDPIKADAENRKAAGYSSLELVGHLQGMPFVVDLPFWKLPREPGKGFSQPLEPSSIPSQLNIKQALYGKFSKLQLSPTSFNYSSSSAAFPKGLAGGVVQLSHKASFGTGHTASLSLQMFTDSTAVESISLQCACSLKAMIMCQGCGAFCHDDCIGPSKLCVLCLVVR
- the Asxl1 gene encoding polycomb group protein ASXL1 isoform X1, with the protein product MKDKQKRKKERTWAEAARLVLENYSDAPMTPKQILQVIEAEGLKEMSGTSPLACLNAMLHSNSRGGEGLFYKLPGRISLFTLKKDAVQWSRNAATVDGEEPEDSADVESCGSNEASTVSGENDVSLDETSSNASCSTESQSRPLSNPRDSHRASSQANKQKKRTGVMLPRVVLTPLKVNGAHVEPASGFSGRHADGESGSPSSSSSGSLALGNSAIRGQAEVTRDPAPLLRGFRKPATGQMKRNRGEEVDFETPGSILVNTNLRALINSRTFHALPTHFQQQLLLLLPEVDRQVGTDGLLRLSGSALNNEFFTHAAQSWRERLADGEFTHEMQVRLRQEMEKEKKVEQWKEKFFEDYYGQKLGLTKEESLQQKEDQEEAKIKSGLCVSGESVRPQRGPNTRQRDGHFKKRSRPDLRTRSRRNLYKKQEPEQAGVAEDADAAPEVSFSKEAKIDSAGVNSPPGPDMSAAASGQEGPKCPSEPVASQIQTETDSLACASASPDRIPTLPQDTVDQETKDQKRKSFEQEASASFPEKKPRLEDRQSFRNTIESVHTEKPQPTKEEPKVPPIRIQLSRIKPPWVAKGRPTYQICPRIVPITESSCRGWTGARTLADIKARALQARGARGYHCNREAATTAIGGGGGPGGGGSGAIDEGGGRDGSSSDGSAACGHSEARGAPSTSGESTTDLQRTQLLPPCPLNGEHTPAEAAMPRARRDDSASLRKEESCLLKRVPGVLTRGLEDASQPPVAPTGDQPCQALPPLSSQTPVAEMLAEPPKLPLDARTESKPGSTSRERGSEDEEPAVPSESSGWSPLEDVLAGGNDQAFDNMKEPVNMTPAFISKLSLANYLQDRPADDELGLGATGPLIREGSRQETLTEAFASGSPTSWVPILSNYEVIKESDPESRENIPCLEPQDEKEWERAVPLIAAMPGNLAAAESVPSSESRVSHWTAPPPGAMGSTGSDSEEADLERLEMNGICEVPSPHGESTDTASDSEGHFSEDSSEGDAREVTVVKELLGGRDKQHWDPSASLPKSSGDLSVLTRTGGVTASQSWVSRVCPAPHKIPDALLLSSVECQPRSVCPPRPGSSVEVTNPLVMHLLHGNLPLEKVLPPGHRSSQPESPQLPLREQRQDRGTPQGTGEDNHLVARSNLGSAQTLKESILAQSYGASAGLVRAKASKAPRMSQKIAKMVPSVDSQHPVTELTPSSGNLEEIDSKEHLSSFLCEEQKETHSLSQGSDLGAAPGQRPGDHSTSKVPCFSTDVSLSFGSEQTDGTLNDENNAGGHEKKLFDPRNTVATLQCPRSEEQTPLPAEIPPMFPSRKIEPSKNSVSGGVQTTKESRTPKPPPVSAGNIKTEQTFLRDPIKADAENRKAAGYSSLELVGHLQGMPFVVDLPFWKLPREPGKGFSQPLEPSSIPSQLNIKQALYGKFSKLQLSPTSFNYSSSSAAFPKGLAGGVVQLSHKASFGTGHTASLSLQMFTDSTAVESISLQCACSLKAMIMCQGCGAFCHDDCIGPSKLCVLCLVVR